A DNA window from Tenuifilaceae bacterium CYCD contains the following coding sequences:
- a CDS encoding TIGR01212 family radical SAM protein produces the protein MYYPWGDNRRFNSYSNYFKREFGGRVQKLTIDAGFTCPNRDGTVATGGCTYCNNDAFNPSYCSPSKSITQQIDEGIEFHAVRYRRADRYLAYFQAFSNTHAPLAKLEKLYSEALANPKIIGLVIGTRPDCVDEQKLDYFQELSKKYYIALEYGVESCYNKTLELINRGHKFEKSVWAIEETHKRGIKTGAHIIFGLPGESREEMMAEAAILSKLPLSTIKFHQLQIIKGTAMELQYQQNTSMFNLFGMEEYFNFMVDFLEQLNPNFVVERFTGEAPPRYLATPPWGNYRTDQLMVMLEKILEQRNTWQGRLFS, from the coding sequence ATGTATTACCCTTGGGGCGATAATAGACGCTTTAATAGCTACTCAAATTACTTTAAGCGCGAGTTTGGTGGACGTGTTCAGAAGCTCACTATAGATGCGGGCTTTACTTGTCCAAACCGCGATGGTACCGTTGCAACGGGCGGTTGCACCTACTGCAATAACGATGCATTCAACCCAAGTTACTGCTCTCCTTCAAAATCAATCACCCAGCAAATTGACGAGGGTATTGAGTTTCACGCTGTGCGTTACCGAAGAGCCGACAGATATCTAGCGTACTTTCAAGCTTTCTCCAACACCCACGCACCTTTGGCAAAATTGGAGAAACTCTACTCGGAGGCCCTTGCTAATCCTAAAATTATTGGACTGGTTATTGGAACCCGCCCCGATTGTGTTGATGAGCAAAAACTCGACTATTTTCAGGAGCTATCCAAAAAGTATTACATAGCACTTGAGTACGGTGTGGAGAGTTGCTACAACAAAACGCTGGAGCTAATTAACCGTGGACACAAGTTCGAGAAATCGGTTTGGGCCATTGAGGAAACGCACAAGCGTGGCATTAAAACTGGAGCACACATAATCTTTGGACTACCGGGCGAATCGCGCGAGGAAATGATGGCCGAAGCAGCGATACTCTCAAAACTTCCGCTTAGCACCATCAAGTTCCATCAACTACAGATAATCAAAGGGACTGCTATGGAGTTACAGTATCAGCAGAATACTTCAATGTTTAACCTTTTTGGAATGGAGGAGTACTTCAACTTTATGGTGGATTTTCTGGAGCAACTAAACCCCAACTTTGTAGTTGAACGCTTTACCGGCGAGGCTCCTCCCCGATACTTGGCTACGCCACCCTGGGGAAACTATCGTACCGACCAACTGATGGTTATGCTCGAAAAAATTTTGGAACAACGGAATACTTGGCAAGGACGACTGTTTAGTTGA
- a CDS encoding beta-glucosidase, with protein sequence MNRIAIILLGFLALASCKSKVEKSNNLTTERKVDSVLSMLSIEEKLGQMTQISSFYNSDSEKLKEMIRNGKLGSLLNEVNPTVVNELQRVAVKEGKHGIPLIIGRDVIHGFKTIFPIPLGQAASWNPTLIEKSSHIAAIEARAKGVTWTFSPMIDVARDPRWGRVAEGYGEDPLLTSILGVAAVKGYQGNDLSANDRIAACAKHFAAYGAAEAGREYNTVITSDQELRNVYLPPFKAAADAGVATFMASFNEINGVPSSGNKKLQTDLLRTEWGFKGFVVSDWTSIPEMINHGFANDESHCALIAANAGVDMEMSSDTYIKNLANLVNQGKISIDVIDNAVRNILRVKFQLGLFENPYVDTVMSTFKNDSALIIAKELALESLVLLKNDKNTLPLNPQINKVVIVGPMANDRYEQMGTWVFDCDTNTTITPLNAIKSMVGDNRVLFAQTLTHSRDNSKGKFAQAKSIASKADAVLVFVGEESILSGEAHGRANINLPGVQTELIEELHKTEKPIIAVIMAGRPLSIKNILPFCDAIIYAWHPGTMGGPAIADAIFGKANFSGKLPISIPVSAGQCPIYYAKKNTGRPANYKSWTPIEKIAVRAPQTSLGNESHHLDDGFEPLFPFGFGLSYTTFEYSNLQLSSTSISKNESIKISATITNTGKFEGYETVQLYVHDVVGSITHPVKELKAFQKVKIKPSESVDVTFTLNANDLAYYIDWNNRVIEPGLFSVWIAPNSNSGLKDQFELK encoded by the coding sequence ATGAATAGAATTGCAATCATACTCCTTGGATTTCTAGCTCTTGCTTCATGCAAAAGCAAAGTTGAAAAATCAAATAATTTAACAACTGAACGTAAGGTCGATTCGGTACTATCGATGCTTTCCATCGAGGAAAAGCTAGGCCAAATGACCCAAATTTCTAGTTTCTACAACAGCGATTCCGAAAAGTTAAAGGAAATGATTCGCAATGGAAAACTTGGCTCATTACTGAACGAGGTCAACCCTACTGTTGTAAATGAACTACAAAGAGTTGCTGTAAAGGAAGGTAAGCATGGAATTCCTTTGATTATTGGACGAGATGTTATTCACGGGTTTAAAACCATTTTTCCAATTCCCTTGGGTCAGGCGGCCTCATGGAACCCAACCCTGATTGAAAAATCATCGCATATTGCAGCAATAGAAGCACGTGCGAAAGGCGTTACCTGGACTTTTTCACCAATGATTGATGTTGCACGTGACCCTCGTTGGGGTAGAGTTGCCGAAGGTTATGGAGAAGATCCATTGCTTACAAGTATTCTAGGTGTAGCTGCGGTTAAAGGATATCAGGGTAACGATTTATCGGCTAACGATAGAATTGCTGCCTGCGCAAAACACTTTGCCGCTTATGGCGCAGCCGAGGCAGGACGCGAATACAACACAGTAATTACTTCTGATCAAGAATTACGCAATGTTTATTTACCTCCATTTAAAGCCGCTGCTGATGCTGGTGTTGCCACATTTATGGCCTCTTTTAACGAAATTAATGGAGTTCCAAGCAGTGGTAACAAAAAACTTCAAACTGATTTGCTCCGTACTGAGTGGGGTTTTAAAGGGTTTGTAGTTAGCGACTGGACATCTATTCCCGAAATGATTAACCACGGTTTTGCCAACGATGAAAGCCACTGCGCATTAATTGCTGCCAACGCTGGTGTTGATATGGAGATGTCGAGCGATACATATATTAAAAACCTCGCAAACCTAGTAAATCAGGGAAAGATATCTATCGATGTAATTGATAATGCTGTTCGCAATATACTTAGAGTCAAATTTCAACTCGGTTTATTCGAAAATCCGTATGTAGATACAGTGATGTCAACTTTCAAAAACGATTCAGCCCTAATTATTGCTAAAGAACTGGCTTTGGAAAGTTTGGTGCTACTTAAGAATGATAAAAATACGCTTCCATTAAACCCTCAAATTAACAAGGTTGTCATTGTTGGCCCAATGGCTAACGATAGGTACGAGCAGATGGGAACCTGGGTATTCGACTGCGACACCAATACAACCATTACTCCCTTGAACGCAATTAAATCGATGGTGGGTGACAACAGGGTTTTATTTGCACAAACGCTTACCCATAGCCGCGACAACAGTAAAGGTAAATTTGCACAGGCAAAATCAATTGCAAGCAAAGCCGATGCAGTTCTAGTTTTCGTGGGCGAAGAATCTATCCTTTCGGGCGAAGCTCACGGACGTGCAAATATCAACCTCCCGGGAGTTCAAACTGAGTTGATTGAAGAGTTACACAAAACTGAGAAGCCAATAATTGCTGTAATAATGGCGGGAAGACCTCTTTCAATTAAGAATATATTGCCTTTCTGTGATGCAATAATCTACGCTTGGCATCCAGGTACAATGGGAGGACCTGCAATTGCAGATGCTATATTTGGCAAGGCAAACTTCTCAGGTAAACTACCAATATCAATTCCTGTTTCTGCGGGTCAATGCCCAATATACTATGCCAAAAAGAACACAGGTCGTCCGGCAAACTATAAGAGCTGGACTCCCATTGAGAAAATCGCAGTTCGTGCACCGCAAACATCTCTTGGCAACGAAAGTCATCATTTGGATGACGGTTTTGAACCTCTTTTCCCATTTGGGTTTGGCTTATCGTACACCACCTTCGAGTACTCAAACCTCCAACTTTCCTCAACATCAATATCAAAGAATGAATCAATTAAAATATCAGCAACTATTACCAATACAGGAAAATTTGAAGGCTACGAAACAGTCCAACTCTATGTTCACGATGTTGTTGGCAGTATTACCCATCCTGTAAAAGAGTTGAAAGCATTCCAGAAAGTAAAAATAAAACCTAGTGAATCTGTTGATGTTACTTTCACTTTAAACGCTAACGACTTGGCTTATTACATTGATTGGAACAATAGGGTAATTGAGCCCGGACTATTCTCAGTTTGGATTGCTCCAAACTCAAATTCGGGACTTAAAGATCAGTTTGAACTAAAGTAA
- a CDS encoding aldehyde-alcohol dehydrogenase has product MTKTTTKPEAKVAEVDKNIDMQELEATIQRVATAQKIYSTYSQEQVDEIFRKAAFAAANARIPLAKMAVAETGMGIVEDKVIKNHFASEYIYNKYKDEKTCGLLEEDLTYGVRKFAEPIGIIAGVVPTTNPTSTAIFKALISLKTRNAIIFSPHPKATQCTIAAARLVRDAAVAAGAPEDIIGWVEKPSIELSQYLMHHPKINLILATGGPGMVKAAYSSGVPAIGVGAGNTPAIIDETANTKMAVYSVLMSKTFDNGMICASEQSVVVVDSVYDRMKSEFIQAGAYILSPEEKEKVGKTIIVDGHLNAKIVGQPAWRIAEMAGVTVPKTAKVLVGEASEVGVHEAFAHEKLSPVLAMYRAADFKDAELIAMRLVKFGGIGHTSVLYTDPRNRDRIESFGALVKTGRLLVNMPASQGAIGDIYNFRLEPSLTLGCGSWGGNSVSENVGIKHLINIKTNAERRENMLWLQLPPKVFFKTGCLPVALGDLAGKKRAFIVTDKPLFDLGYADKVIAPLAKLGIECEVFHNVEPDPSLATVKRGLEQINRFRPDVIIALGGGSPIDAAKIMWLMYENPDSEFEGLALRFMDIRKRIYRFPEMGRKAIMVAIPTTSGTGSEVTPFAVVTDEKTGVKYPIADYALTPNMAIVDPELVMSMPAKLTAWGGIDALTHAIESFVSVFATEYTNPYALEATRLIFKYLPASYAEGANNQKAKEKMHYAANQAGIAFANAFLGVCHSMAHKLGSEFHLPHGMANAIMICEVIRFNATNAPRKQAAFPQYKYPQAIERYARMARYIGLEGKTDEELVEKFIQAIEELKERVGIPKTIREAGVDEKSFLERLDAMSELAFDDQCTGANPRYPSIEEIKEMYIKCFYGNK; this is encoded by the coding sequence ATGACAAAGACTACCACAAAACCCGAGGCTAAAGTAGCCGAAGTTGATAAGAATATTGACATGCAGGAGCTGGAGGCTACCATTCAACGCGTGGCTACAGCCCAGAAGATTTACAGCACTTACTCGCAGGAGCAGGTTGACGAGATTTTCCGGAAGGCTGCCTTTGCCGCTGCCAATGCCCGTATTCCGCTTGCTAAGATGGCGGTTGCCGAAACAGGCATGGGCATTGTAGAGGATAAGGTGATTAAGAATCACTTTGCCTCGGAGTATATCTACAATAAGTATAAGGATGAAAAAACCTGCGGATTGCTAGAGGAGGATCTTACCTACGGTGTGCGTAAGTTTGCCGAGCCAATTGGTATTATTGCTGGTGTTGTGCCTACAACCAATCCCACATCCACTGCTATATTTAAGGCGCTGATCAGCCTCAAAACCCGTAACGCCATAATATTCTCGCCCCATCCAAAGGCTACCCAGTGTACCATTGCTGCTGCCAGGTTGGTGCGCGATGCCGCAGTGGCAGCCGGGGCTCCCGAGGACATTATTGGTTGGGTCGAAAAGCCATCCATTGAGCTATCGCAGTACCTGATGCATCACCCAAAGATTAACCTGATATTGGCCACCGGTGGCCCCGGAATGGTTAAGGCGGCATACTCATCGGGCGTTCCGGCCATTGGGGTTGGGGCGGGTAATACTCCCGCTATCATCGACGAGACTGCCAATACCAAGATGGCTGTTTACTCCGTGCTGATGAGCAAGACGTTTGACAATGGAATGATCTGCGCCTCGGAGCAAAGCGTGGTGGTGGTTGATTCGGTTTACGATAGGATGAAGAGCGAATTTATTCAGGCCGGCGCGTATATTCTTAGCCCGGAGGAGAAGGAGAAGGTGGGCAAAACCATTATTGTTGATGGCCACTTAAACGCTAAGATAGTTGGACAGCCCGCATGGCGAATTGCCGAAATGGCTGGCGTTACCGTTCCTAAAACCGCAAAGGTGCTTGTTGGCGAGGCCAGCGAGGTGGGCGTACACGAGGCCTTTGCGCACGAAAAGCTATCGCCGGTGCTGGCCATGTACCGTGCCGCCGACTTTAAGGATGCCGAGCTAATCGCTATGCGGCTGGTTAAATTTGGCGGTATTGGGCACACATCGGTGCTTTATACCGATCCGCGCAACAGGGATAGAATAGAGTCGTTTGGCGCGCTGGTGAAAACTGGCCGCTTACTGGTTAACATGCCTGCATCGCAAGGCGCCATTGGCGATATATATAACTTTAGGCTTGAACCTTCGCTTACACTTGGCTGTGGATCGTGGGGCGGAAACTCCGTGAGCGAGAACGTGGGTATTAAGCATTTAATCAACATAAAAACTAATGCCGAAAGACGAGAAAATATGCTGTGGCTTCAACTTCCTCCTAAGGTATTCTTCAAAACAGGCTGCCTACCTGTTGCCCTTGGCGATTTAGCCGGTAAAAAAAGAGCATTTATTGTTACGGATAAGCCCTTGTTCGACCTGGGCTATGCCGATAAGGTTATAGCACCGCTAGCCAAGCTGGGAATTGAGTGCGAGGTATTCCATAACGTGGAGCCCGATCCATCGCTGGCCACCGTTAAGCGCGGCTTGGAGCAAATAAACCGCTTCCGCCCCGATGTTATTATTGCCCTGGGTGGCGGCTCGCCCATTGATGCTGCCAAAATTATGTGGTTGATGTACGAGAACCCCGATAGCGAGTTTGAGGGCTTGGCGCTCCGATTCATGGACATCCGCAAGCGTATTTACCGCTTCCCCGAAATGGGCAGAAAGGCCATTATGGTGGCCATCCCCACCACATCGGGAACGGGATCGGAGGTAACGCCTTTTGCCGTTGTTACCGACGAGAAGACCGGCGTAAAGTATCCTATTGCCGATTACGCTCTAACGCCCAACATGGCCATTGTGGATCCGGAGCTGGTAATGAGTATGCCCGCCAAGTTAACGGCCTGGGGCGGTATTGATGCGCTAACGCACGCCATAGAGTCGTTTGTATCGGTATTTGCCACCGAGTATACCAACCCGTACGCGCTGGAGGCAACCCGGTTAATATTTAAGTACCTTCCCGCATCGTATGCCGAGGGAGCTAATAACCAGAAGGCGAAGGAGAAGATGCACTACGCGGCCAACCAGGCTGGTATTGCTTTTGCCAATGCATTCCTGGGCGTTTGCCACTCCATGGCGCATAAGCTGGGATCGGAGTTCCATCTGCCTCACGGTATGGCCAATGCCATTATGATTTGCGAGGTGATTCGCTTCAATGCTACCAATGCGCCGCGCAAACAGGCTGCATTCCCTCAGTACAAGTACCCTCAGGCTATTGAACGTTACGCCCGCATGGCCCGCTACATTGGGCTGGAGGGCAAAACCGACGAGGAGCTGGTGGAGAAGTTTATTCAGGCCATCGAGGAGCTTAAGGAGAGGGTTGGTATTCCCAAAACAATCCGCGAGGCCGGTGTTGATGAGAAATCGTTTTTGGAGCGCCTGGATGCCATGAGCGAGCTGGCCTTCGACGATCAGTGTACCGGGGCAAACCCCCGCTACCCCTCCATCGAGGAGATTAAGGAGATGTACATCAAGTGTTTTTATGGTAATAAATAG
- a CDS encoding helix-turn-helix transcriptional regulator produces the protein MVSGVVIVVHSNDIIRKGLSSIVRSIAGIRVVEQASFGELDFRASDILGYIFEPSALSHFKKLGGVCAKSKPKGILIYADSKRIDSDLPFIETNFSTDKIIDIVKETFSNSKTFLENQDNELSSREVDVLKCVALGMSNKEIADKLFISIHTVITHRKNITAKLDIKSASGLTIYAIMEGYIEPSSIDIRG, from the coding sequence ATGGTTAGCGGTGTTGTAATAGTAGTACATTCGAACGATATCATTCGTAAGGGATTGTCATCCATAGTGCGAAGCATTGCTGGTATTAGAGTAGTGGAGCAGGCTAGTTTTGGCGAGTTAGATTTTCGTGCTAGCGATATACTTGGATACATATTTGAACCCTCTGCATTAAGCCACTTTAAAAAGTTGGGAGGAGTTTGTGCCAAGAGCAAACCAAAAGGAATTCTTATATATGCTGATAGTAAGCGAATTGATTCCGACTTGCCATTTATAGAAACAAATTTTTCTACAGATAAGATTATCGATATTGTTAAAGAGACCTTTTCGAACTCGAAAACATTTTTGGAGAATCAGGACAACGAACTATCCTCGCGCGAGGTTGATGTGCTGAAATGTGTTGCCCTAGGTATGTCCAACAAGGAAATTGCCGATAAACTATTTATTAGCATTCATACTGTAATTACTCATCGTAAGAATATTACTGCAAAGTTAGATATTAAGTCTGCCTCAGGCCTAACCATTTATGCTATTATGGAAGGTTATATTGAGCCAAGTTCAATAGATATTAGGGGTTGA
- a CDS encoding membrane protein encodes MKKIYIYIAAALMSVGAITSCSEDFLNKEPQVVIVVENFYKTGNDAILAVNAAYTPLQWEFNKTYFNEWFYGDIVSDDALKGGDGIYDMSNIFQLENFNGTASNESLLQFYRAQYQGIYRCNLAITNIPNIAPDDTMNLSIKNRLIAEAKTLRAYYYFRLIRIFNEVPKVTKIPTSSADYYPSRAPRDTIYKLIYSDLLESIPNLWLKSEYPLADLGRITKGSAQAILMKAYLYNNKWEDAMAWGDSIISSGEYDLNSIYANNFNLEGENGIESVFEIQYIEEPTSDYGQGSGSSRGTFNIKLQRTRTGNQGWGFCHPTINLINEYEAGDPRKDATISSPDGDVYLGNGYHNKKYALSGYVLAHDSRGPLNYKVIRYSDVLLMYAEAACELNQLGPAKLQLEYLRSTRRQGNAGILPEFPYGSYTDDQTGLRAAIRHERRVELALEGQRFFDLVRWGIAERVMNAYRDGESELVKQYIQPFVAGKHEYFPIPESEINLNPNL; translated from the coding sequence ATGAAGAAGATATACATATACATAGCTGCAGCACTAATGAGTGTAGGTGCAATTACCTCATGTTCCGAGGATTTTCTCAATAAAGAGCCTCAAGTAGTGATAGTGGTAGAAAATTTCTACAAAACAGGAAACGATGCAATTCTTGCTGTAAACGCAGCATACACTCCACTTCAATGGGAGTTTAATAAAACCTATTTTAACGAGTGGTTTTATGGTGATATTGTTTCGGACGACGCACTTAAAGGTGGAGATGGAATATACGATATGTCGAATATTTTCCAACTCGAGAATTTTAATGGAACAGCAAGCAATGAGTCGTTACTACAATTTTATAGAGCTCAGTACCAAGGCATTTACAGATGCAACTTGGCAATTACTAATATCCCAAACATTGCCCCTGACGATACAATGAATTTGAGCATTAAAAATAGGCTAATTGCTGAAGCAAAAACATTAAGAGCCTATTACTATTTTAGACTTATCAGGATTTTTAATGAAGTTCCTAAAGTTACCAAAATTCCCACAAGTTCTGCGGATTATTACCCTAGCCGTGCACCTCGCGACACAATCTACAAACTCATATACAGCGACTTATTGGAATCCATTCCAAATCTATGGTTAAAAAGTGAATATCCATTAGCAGATTTAGGGCGTATAACAAAAGGTTCGGCACAAGCAATTCTTATGAAAGCATACCTGTATAACAACAAGTGGGAAGATGCGATGGCCTGGGGCGATTCAATTATATCATCAGGAGAGTATGATTTAAACTCAATTTACGCTAACAATTTTAATTTGGAAGGTGAAAATGGAATTGAATCCGTGTTTGAGATTCAATACATAGAAGAGCCCACCAGCGATTATGGACAAGGAAGTGGCTCCTCCCGAGGAACTTTTAACATAAAATTGCAAAGAACTCGTACAGGAAACCAAGGCTGGGGGTTTTGCCATCCAACGATTAACTTAATCAATGAGTATGAAGCGGGCGATCCACGTAAGGATGCGACCATTTCTTCACCAGATGGCGATGTATACCTAGGAAATGGTTACCATAATAAGAAGTATGCACTATCAGGTTACGTTCTTGCTCATGATTCCCGAGGCCCTCTTAATTATAAAGTAATAAGGTATTCTGATGTTCTGCTTATGTATGCAGAGGCAGCCTGTGAACTAAATCAACTTGGACCAGCCAAATTACAACTTGAATACCTAAGAAGTACCAGAAGGCAAGGCAATGCGGGTATACTCCCAGAGTTCCCTTACGGAAGTTATACAGACGACCAAACTGGATTAAGAGCAGCCATTCGCCACGAACGAAGGGTTGAACTAGCTCTAGAGGGCCAACGATTCTTTGATTTAGTTCGTTGGGGTATTGCAGAGCGAGTTATGAATGCCTATAGGGATGGAGAATCCGAATTGGTAAAACAATACATCCAACCTTTTGTGGCTGGTAAACATGAATACTTTCCCATCCCAGAAAGCGAAATTAATCTAAACCCAAATTTATAG
- a CDS encoding SusC/RagA family TonB-linked outer membrane protein, translated as MIKRLLIITLLLCLNSIFVFSQTINIKGTTLSGDNNQPLPGVSIYIKGTTTGTSSNVNGEFSIDVAKGNTLVFSFIGYVTQEITIVNNKPLNITLQPNSQEIDEVVVVGYGTVKKSDLTGSVATVTSEKIQRSQASGIDQAIQGKVAGVSVTANTGQPGSSVTVRIRGVGTVGNSDPLYVVDGVALSNINFLNPSDIKSMEILKDASATAIYGSRGANGVVMITTNGGKNRSKMNSTFSYYTGIQNKWKTLDLMNREQYAKFRGYDPNDATYSSFSDWVYTKFGLSTNPYIPTDINYENYDTNWQEVVFNDNARINNYHFTTDGGNETSTYSLSLGYLDQDGIVISSNYKRITFRVNTSHQISKMIKVGENLSFYNSKNRGVATNNENYSVLNSAIAFAPWDPVRYPDGRITPSSTTNLINPISMIENQHPKQEWNRVVGNIYADFTPIKGLTFKSDYGVDISYGKFRNFKPKYFISTNDYMENNFLVFSDEKYFTWQWENTLTYNKIFQQKHDLTLMVGTTAQESRGESLGASGTNIPNESPNLWYLNNTTKNPTVGSSASESSMLSYFGRVQYSYSSKYLFTFNIRRDGSSRFGKSNRWGIFPSFALGWNVHKEDFFSRFSSDINSLKFRIGWGRIGNQEIGNYAFTPSILASNTAFVGYVFGNPQSLVTGGAPLTIPNEDIKWETTEQLNIGTDITLLDNKLAITIEYYIKDTKDMLVNVPLPGNVGVIFYPTANAGKVRNSGFEFSADYKQKIGEFDFSLGANLATIKNEVLSLGGGEDIYDAPFFGENLTRTRVGDPIGSFYGYQIDGIFQDKYDIEEYTYGGEQIQSDAQPGDYRFVNQNNDSEIDDKDKVNLGSPIPTLTYGFNASFAYKGFDIQIFFQGVYGNKIFNCNKYFTEGTGQFNLDTKMLNAWSGKGTSNTLANPEGSANNLKASSRYIEDGAYLRLKNLQIGYTIPKLLSERVGLYETRIYIAATNLLTFTKYSGFDPEIGITNGLDMGVDRGTYPQPRTFTMGVTLKF; from the coding sequence ATGATAAAACGTCTTCTTATAATCACTCTCCTTTTATGTTTGAATTCGATTTTTGTCTTTTCTCAAACAATTAATATAAAAGGGACAACACTCTCGGGCGATAATAACCAACCGCTGCCAGGAGTATCTATTTATATAAAAGGAACCACAACCGGAACTTCATCAAATGTAAATGGAGAATTCTCAATTGATGTAGCTAAAGGAAATACTCTTGTATTTTCATTTATAGGGTATGTTACCCAAGAAATAACAATTGTAAATAACAAGCCATTAAATATCACGCTACAACCCAACAGTCAGGAAATAGACGAGGTGGTTGTGGTTGGTTACGGAACGGTAAAAAAGAGCGATTTAACAGGCTCTGTTGCAACTGTTACATCGGAAAAGATTCAACGGTCGCAAGCATCAGGCATCGACCAAGCAATCCAAGGGAAGGTTGCAGGTGTTTCGGTCACTGCAAATACTGGACAACCTGGAAGCAGCGTAACTGTAAGAATTAGAGGTGTTGGAACGGTAGGAAATAGTGATCCATTATACGTTGTAGATGGTGTTGCACTATCAAACATAAACTTCTTGAATCCTTCCGACATAAAATCGATGGAGATTTTAAAAGATGCTTCGGCAACAGCCATTTACGGATCTAGAGGTGCAAATGGAGTTGTTATGATCACCACCAATGGTGGTAAAAATCGATCGAAAATGAACTCCACATTTAGTTACTATACTGGTATTCAAAACAAGTGGAAGACTCTTGATTTGATGAATAGAGAACAGTATGCAAAATTTAGAGGATACGACCCAAATGATGCTACATATTCTAGTTTTTCTGATTGGGTTTATACCAAATTTGGATTAAGCACAAACCCATACATTCCTACCGATATCAACTATGAGAATTACGATACAAATTGGCAGGAGGTAGTATTTAACGACAATGCACGTATTAACAACTACCATTTCACTACCGACGGTGGTAACGAAACCAGTACCTACTCCCTCAGTCTAGGCTACTTAGATCAGGACGGCATCGTCATCTCATCAAACTATAAACGAATCACTTTTAGGGTAAATACATCTCATCAAATTAGCAAAATGATTAAGGTTGGTGAGAATTTATCATTTTATAATTCAAAAAACAGAGGGGTAGCCACTAATAACGAAAACTACTCTGTTCTTAATAGTGCCATTGCATTTGCCCCATGGGATCCTGTAAGGTATCCTGATGGACGAATAACCCCCTCAAGCACAACCAACCTTATTAACCCAATAAGTATGATAGAAAACCAGCACCCAAAGCAGGAATGGAATAGGGTAGTTGGTAATATATATGCTGATTTTACCCCAATCAAAGGGTTAACATTTAAATCTGACTATGGAGTAGATATTTCCTATGGAAAGTTCAGAAACTTCAAACCTAAGTACTTTATTTCGACCAACGATTACATGGAAAATAATTTCCTTGTATTTAGTGACGAAAAGTACTTTACATGGCAATGGGAAAACACTCTTACCTACAATAAAATATTTCAACAAAAGCACGACTTAACCTTAATGGTAGGTACCACAGCCCAAGAAAGCCGTGGCGAATCCCTTGGTGCTTCGGGAACAAATATTCCAAACGAAAGCCCTAACCTTTGGTATTTAAATAACACTACCAAAAATCCGACCGTAGGAAGTAGTGCATCAGAAAGTTCAATGCTTTCATACTTTGGTCGTGTGCAGTATTCCTATAGCAGCAAATACTTATTTACATTTAATATTCGACGCGATGGCTCTTCTAGGTTTGGAAAGTCAAACCGCTGGGGAATATTCCCTTCATTTGCCTTAGGTTGGAATGTGCATAAAGAGGATTTCTTCTCACGTTTCAGTTCCGATATTAACTCTTTAAAGTTCCGTATAGGGTGGGGACGTATAGGAAATCAAGAAATTGGAAACTACGCTTTCACTCCCTCTATATTGGCAAGCAACACAGCATTTGTTGGCTATGTCTTTGGTAATCCTCAATCGCTAGTTACAGGAGGGGCTCCACTTACGATACCTAACGAGGATATAAAATGGGAAACTACTGAACAACTTAATATTGGAACAGATATTACCTTACTCGATAACAAATTGGCTATAACTATTGAGTATTACATTAAGGATACCAAGGATATGCTCGTGAATGTTCCTCTACCCGGTAACGTTGGGGTAATATTCTATCCAACTGCAAATGCTGGAAAAGTTAGAAATAGTGGCTTTGAATTTTCTGCAGATTATAAACAAAAAATTGGAGAATTTGATTTCTCACTAGGAGCAAACCTTGCAACCATTAAAAACGAAGTACTATCACTTGGAGGTGGCGAAGATATCTACGATGCCCCTTTCTTTGGAGAAAACCTTACCAGAACAAGGGTAGGCGATCCTATTGGTTCATTCTATGGTTATCAAATTGACGGAATTTTTCAAGATAAGTACGATATTGAAGAATATACATACGGAGGAGAGCAAATTCAAAGCGATGCACAACCTGGTGATTATCGATTTGTAAACCAAAACAATGACAGTGAGATTGATGATAAGGATAAGGTTAACCTTGGAAGTCCTATACCAACCCTAACCTATGGATTCAACGCTTCCTTTGCTTATAAAGGATTTGATATTCAGATATTTTTCCAGGGAGTTTACGGAAATAAAATTTTCAACTGCAATAAATATTTCACCGAAGGAACTGGACAGTTTAACCTAGATACAAAAATGCTTAATGCATGGAGTGGCAAAGGAACGTCAAACACTTTAGCCAATCCTGAGGGTAGTGCTAATAATTTAAAAGCCTCTAGCAGATACATTGAAGATGGTGCTTACCTAAGGCTTAAAAACCTGCAAATAGGATATACTATTCCTAAACTATTGAGTGAAAGGGTTGGTTTATATGAAACTCGTATTTATATAGCCGCAACAAACCTTTTAACCTTTACAAAGTATTCTGGATTCGATCCCGAAATTGGAATTACAAACGGATTAGATATGGGAGTTGACAGAGGAACATACCCCCAACCAAGAACCTTTACAATGGGTGTAACATTGAAATTTTAG